One Pseudomonadota bacterium genomic window carries:
- a CDS encoding 6-carboxytetrahydropterin synthase: MFTISKTFSFCYGHRLLGDPGRCRHLHGHTARATLTLASSSLDEHGMVLHFDRLKETIGRWIEENLDHCMLLCERDPAAACLRDAGERFMEMKENPTAENIARMLFERSKSFNLPVIRVDVWESDTAKASYGK; encoded by the coding sequence ATGTTCACCATATCCAAGACATTCTCGTTCTGCTACGGCCACAGGCTCCTGGGCGATCCGGGCCGCTGCCGCCACCTGCACGGCCACACGGCCAGGGCCACGCTCACCCTCGCCTCGAGCTCGCTGGACGAACACGGCATGGTGCTCCATTTCGACCGCCTCAAGGAGACGATCGGCCGGTGGATCGAGGAGAACCTCGACCACTGCATGCTTCTGTGCGAGCGCGACCCCGCAGCCGCCTGCCTCAGGGACGCGGGCGAGAGGTTCATGGAGATGAAGGAGAACCCAACCGCCGAGAACATCGCAAGGATGCTCTTCGAGCGCTCGAAGTCCTTCAACCTCCCTGTCATCAGGGTCGATGTCTGGGAATCGGATACTGCAAAGGCAAGTTACGGGAAATGA
- a CDS encoding SDR family oxidoreductase, protein MEHRRRKILITGATGTIGSAAARALALPGASMTLCFKSRGERAEALKGELSGLCDVHLAREDLSLDGACEALVDLCCARMGGVDLLVHCAATLEKTPLGTVTHDQWGRILDTNLKAAFFLAQAAGMRMQAQAGGGSIVLISDIAGQRPYGGYIPHSISKAGIDALVRGLARALAPSVTANAVAPYIVTRPRGMTDAEWQGVLDRTPMRRASTAEEVAAIVKAVAQSETMTGQVISIDGGRLLR, encoded by the coding sequence ATGGAGCACAGGCGCAGAAAGATCCTCATAACCGGGGCCACCGGAACGATAGGCTCCGCCGCGGCCCGCGCGCTCGCCCTCCCCGGCGCCTCCATGACCCTCTGCTTCAAGAGCAGGGGCGAGAGGGCCGAAGCGCTCAAGGGGGAACTCTCCGGGCTCTGCGACGTGCACCTCGCCCGGGAGGACCTCTCGCTGGACGGGGCGTGCGAGGCGCTCGTCGATCTCTGCTGCGCCAGGATGGGCGGGGTGGACCTGCTCGTGCACTGCGCCGCAACTCTTGAGAAGACTCCGCTCGGCACCGTGACCCACGACCAGTGGGGCCGGATCTTGGACACGAACCTCAAGGCCGCCTTCTTCCTCGCGCAGGCGGCCGGCATGAGGATGCAGGCCCAGGCTGGGGGCGGCTCGATAGTCCTCATCTCCGACATCGCAGGGCAGAGGCCCTACGGCGGCTATATCCCCCACTCGATATCAAAGGCCGGGATAGACGCCCTGGTGCGCGGCCTCGCGAGGGCGCTGGCCCCGTCGGTCACGGCCAACGCCGTCGCCCCGTACATAGTGACGAGGCCCAGGGGCATGACCGACGCCGAGTGGCAGGGGGTGCTCGACAGGACGCCCATGCGCCGGGCTTCGACCGCCGAGGAGGTGGCCGCGATCGTGAAGGCCGTTGCGCAGTCTGAGACCATGACCGGCCAGGTGATATCGATCGACGGCGGCCGCCTTCTCAGATAG
- a CDS encoding thrombospondin type 3 repeat-containing protein, translating to MKRAIICVASLSAFALCLAAAYAQERSADPKVPEFTLTQKTIEVSPVVPAEQLFFGFKAEEAKRVPLAEKVLPPEKLCPKDERRLMSDDPEDYYFTFIPTDDGSMSLGVLYGRLAEGVLMSELKPASTLDVMKEKKLWNAQIGNEKIFVWFFPKDFVGDRWTYALMQSFLYKPQCISLGRKEGEDKGELFRCVYGMTMKGKAKDLIAKANESEGQLWISGTNVYCPAPQQPLKDMVARFVDADKDAVPDGIDNCPDMPNFSQEDTDGDGAGDACQALAECEAKVKGMTPSEEPAEAPVGPSGTEADAAKMAEAAAGSSFTESLGGCSLIKPVTGD from the coding sequence ATGAAGAGAGCCATCATCTGCGTCGCGTCTTTATCGGCATTTGCCCTGTGCCTGGCGGCAGCATATGCTCAGGAGCGCAGTGCCGATCCCAAGGTCCCGGAGTTCACCTTGACCCAAAAGACGATCGAGGTCTCGCCGGTAGTCCCGGCCGAGCAGCTCTTCTTCGGCTTCAAGGCGGAGGAGGCGAAGAGGGTGCCCCTCGCGGAAAAGGTGTTGCCTCCGGAGAAGCTCTGCCCGAAAGACGAGCGGAGGCTGATGAGCGACGACCCGGAAGACTATTACTTCACGTTCATCCCTACCGACGACGGATCGATGAGCCTCGGTGTCCTCTACGGCAGGCTCGCCGAGGGCGTCCTGATGTCGGAGCTCAAGCCCGCGTCCACCCTGGACGTCATGAAGGAGAAAAAGCTCTGGAACGCCCAGATCGGCAACGAGAAGATCTTCGTGTGGTTCTTCCCGAAGGATTTTGTCGGGGATCGCTGGACCTACGCGCTCATGCAGAGTTTCCTCTACAAGCCCCAGTGCATATCGCTCGGCAGAAAAGAGGGCGAGGATAAGGGTGAGCTGTTCCGCTGCGTCTACGGCATGACGATGAAGGGCAAGGCGAAGGACCTGATCGCAAAGGCGAACGAATCGGAGGGGCAGCTCTGGATCAGCGGCACCAACGTCTACTGCCCGGCACCCCAGCAGCCGCTCAAGGACATGGTCGCCAGGTTCGTCGACGCTGACAAAGACGCGGTGCCCGACGGGATCGACAACTGCCCAGACATGCCCAACTTCTCGCAGGAGGACACGGACGGGGACGGCGCAGGCGACGCCTGCCAGGCCCTTGCCGAGTGCGAGGCCAAGGTAAAGGGGATGACCCCGTCAGAGGAGCCGGCCGAAGCGCCGGTCGGGCCTTCGGGCACCGAAGCGGACGCTGCGAAGATGGCCGAAGCTGCCGCGGGCTCCTCATTCACCGAGTCCCTGGGCGGGTGCAGCCTGATTAAACCCGTGACTGGTGACTAG
- a CDS encoding thrombospondin type 3 repeat-containing protein translates to MKIKATTVLFLVLIATIAYAKPAWTCTQTDILSNSQGDYLFLKWKTSQNKWRVTVKGKMAANKKFSDYKYFNYTTTPPTVSLTADLYKDTQSTPLKSYDMSPFFSASKDDTNFMCLFLVEPTDMPANAKLVFKVNKDDKCDESPKIAIKLDTDGDFWPDDSDNCPNVSNYYQEDADGDGVGDKCDNCVNVANPDQADADGDKVGDACEEAVAESDTDGDGVADSLDQCPGTPSGTQVDATGCEVQAEPAQCDLSDPEADCDNDGVINLADSCPEEAGTGSDGCPVVDTGAGAVTAPTTTISDGGFCSVMPAAVFNPAGFAAIALALAALVVKRKR, encoded by the coding sequence ATGAAGATCAAGGCAACGACGGTGTTGTTCCTGGTGCTGATCGCGACCATCGCATACGCGAAGCCCGCGTGGACCTGCACCCAGACCGATATACTCTCGAACAGTCAGGGAGACTACCTTTTCCTCAAGTGGAAGACGAGCCAGAACAAATGGCGCGTCACCGTGAAGGGCAAGATGGCCGCGAACAAGAAATTTTCAGATTATAAGTATTTCAACTATACGACCACGCCCCCCACGGTCAGCCTCACGGCGGATCTCTACAAGGACACGCAGAGCACTCCGCTAAAGAGCTATGACATGAGTCCTTTCTTCAGTGCGTCGAAGGACGACACGAATTTCATGTGTCTTTTTCTCGTCGAGCCTACGGATATGCCCGCCAACGCCAAGCTGGTCTTCAAGGTCAACAAGGACGACAAGTGCGATGAGTCCCCTAAGATTGCGATCAAGCTGGATACCGACGGCGATTTTTGGCCCGACGATTCGGATAATTGTCCCAATGTCAGCAACTACTATCAGGAGGACGCCGACGGGGACGGTGTTGGAGACAAGTGCGACAACTGCGTGAATGTGGCCAATCCCGACCAGGCAGACGCGGACGGGGATAAAGTGGGGGACGCGTGCGAGGAAGCGGTTGCCGAAAGCGACACTGACGGCGACGGGGTGGCGGACAGCCTCGACCAGTGTCCGGGCACTCCGAGCGGGACGCAGGTGGACGCAACAGGCTGCGAAGTCCAGGCCGAACCGGCCCAGTGCGACCTGAGCGACCCCGAGGCCGACTGCGACAATGACGGGGTGATCAACCTGGCCGATTCATGCCCAGAGGAGGCCGGCACAGGCAGCGACGGCTGCCCGGTTGTCGACACCGGAGCGGGCGCCGTCACGGCCCCGACCACGACCATCAGCGACGGCGGGTTCTGCAGCGTCATGCCCGCTGCCGTATTCAACCCCGCGGGGTTCGCGGCCATCGCCCTCGCGCTTGCGGCGCTCGTGGTGAAGAGAAAAAGATAG
- a CDS encoding thrombospondin type 3 repeat-containing protein, translating into MKKVLTVFFIFAAVSIALPAFALDGDGDGTWDGLDNCPTVRNGDCTAYLLYCDINGDFSVTVDEKRAGYQKDWNGNGLGDACEDSDGDGIMDYLDNCPGVHNPGQDPSACSDFDGDKVYDDIDNCPEQYNPGQEDRDLDGAGDACDNCRFVANPDQLDSDGDGFGDACISDSDGDGIPDKQDNCATVPNPLQEDSDGDGRGDACEWTGTASEVVPQGQDARYLAQYDSSRCSLTQGAAFGPAGAFSIYALAAAIAFIAAGRRRG; encoded by the coding sequence ATGAAGAAGGTACTCACAGTGTTTTTCATATTTGCGGCGGTTTCGATCGCGCTGCCCGCCTTTGCCCTCGACGGCGACGGCGACGGGACATGGGACGGGCTGGACAACTGTCCCACGGTGCGCAACGGCGACTGCACGGCCTATCTGCTCTATTGCGACATCAACGGCGACTTCTCGGTGACCGTCGATGAGAAGCGGGCCGGCTATCAGAAGGATTGGAACGGGAACGGCCTCGGCGATGCGTGCGAGGACTCGGACGGCGACGGCATCATGGACTACCTCGACAACTGCCCGGGCGTCCACAACCCAGGCCAGGATCCCTCCGCGTGCTCCGACTTCGACGGCGACAAGGTCTACGACGACATCGACAACTGCCCTGAGCAGTACAACCCGGGCCAGGAGGACCGCGACCTGGACGGCGCAGGGGACGCGTGCGACAATTGCCGCTTCGTCGCAAACCCGGACCAGCTCGATTCGGACGGCGACGGGTTCGGCGACGCCTGCATATCCGATTCGGACGGCGACGGGATCCCGGACAAACAGGACAACTGTGCGACCGTGCCCAACCCGCTCCAGGAGGACTCGGACGGAGACGGACGGGGCGACGCCTGCGAGTGGACCGGGACCGCATCGGAGGTGGTGCCGCAGGGGCAGGACGCCCGATATCTCGCCCAGTATGACAGTTCGCGCTGCAGCCTGACACAGGGAGCAGCGTTCGGGCCCGCGGGTGCGTTTTCGATCTATGCGCTGGCTGCCGCGATAGCTTTTATAGCGGCGGGCCGCAGGCGCGGCTGA
- a CDS encoding thrombospondin type 3 repeat-containing protein: protein MRVAKTTIALVFMVMLAAPATALAQCYINDYGVLRLDTDCDAVIDNTDMNDADFDGIPDGDPVDNCPAVPNGNCGADQLNCDADMDSIVTATELQAGYQRDWNDNGIGDVCDDSDYDGVTDHLDNCKTVYNPSQDPSVCTDSDGDKFEDPIDNCPSDYNPNQLDSDDDGVGDACDNCRIVYNPGQADADGNKVGDACEGEGYVPPEINQDESQDVNPYDRPISDLGPDEIEGNGFGKGGCSLIGPQATGCGAALIMAALGALVAWRRRR from the coding sequence ATGAGAGTCGCAAAGACGACGATAGCGCTGGTCTTCATGGTCATGCTCGCGGCCCCGGCCACGGCCCTCGCCCAGTGTTACATCAATGACTACGGCGTCCTCCGCCTCGACACCGACTGCGACGCTGTCATCGACAACACCGACATGAACGACGCCGATTTCGACGGGATCCCTGACGGCGATCCGGTGGACAACTGCCCCGCGGTTCCAAACGGGAACTGCGGAGCTGATCAGCTCAACTGCGACGCCGATATGGACAGCATCGTGACCGCAACGGAGCTGCAGGCAGGGTATCAGAGGGACTGGAACGACAACGGCATAGGCGACGTGTGCGACGACTCCGATTACGACGGGGTCACGGACCACCTGGACAACTGCAAGACCGTGTATAACCCTTCGCAGGATCCGTCCGTATGCACCGATTCGGACGGTGACAAGTTCGAGGACCCGATCGACAACTGTCCCTCCGACTACAACCCGAATCAGCTGGACAGCGACGACGACGGGGTGGGCGACGCCTGCGACAACTGCAGGATCGTCTACAACCCCGGACAGGCGGACGCGGACGGAAACAAAGTCGGCGACGCGTGCGAGGGCGAGGGGTATGTGCCGCCGGAGATCAACCAGGACGAGAGCCAGGATGTGAACCCGTACGACAGGCCGATCTCCGACCTGGGGCCGGACGAGATAGAGGGCAACGGGTTCGGCAAGGGCGGCTGCAGCCTGATCGGCCCACAGGCGACCGGGTGCGGCGCCGCACTCATCATGGCCGCGCTGGGCGCGCTCGTCGCGTGGCGCCGCAGGCGGTAG
- a CDS encoding homocysteine S-methyltransferase family protein, whose amino-acid sequence MPAEFRKRAEMGAVIFDGAMGTMLDAHGSARPCNESLNIEDAEAVARVHREYLAAGAEVIITNTFGASRVALAEHGLSGRVREINLAAAAIARREADAAGGARFVAGELGPTSKLPTLGHIPHAELYEAYLEQALALAEGGVDLFITSTSQDPLQVKAALAAVMEAKRRKGLDLPVVVSVTVEPSGTMLLGTEILAALAAAAPFSPIAFGINCATGPAAMEEQLHALAASSPFLIVCQPNAGMPENVEGRPVYSMGPEEFAGELGGLIERFGISFAGGCCGTTPAHIAALAGELKGRRSKFKVQRSKAEARAFDFVSSLFTAYPLDQEPRPFIVAEQTNANGSRKFRDLVLAGEFDAMADVARGAAQSSHALDLCVAYAGRDEAADLSRAVGRIAVRADAAIMIDSTDPGAIEAALSRAPGRSIINSINLEDGGAKAGSILSLARRFGAAVVCLCIDEHGMAKGPAEKLEVAERLVDMAEGAGLSRGDLLIDPLTFTLASGDPGLRTAGAKTLEALSLIKRSIPGVRTILGVSNISFGLPAPARAQLTSAFLDRALKAGLDAAIINPARIVPLDRIPERMRSMLDRLIDGDFSNGDPLAEVIRSLSADAAPDEGKARGGAPLSSADALAQRVIEGSRDDIARLVDDLLSEMPAREIVNRVLLPAMQRVGEEFGAGRTPLPFVLASAEAMRAAIDLLAPHMSGGEASHRATIVLATVRGDVHDIGKDLVDAILANNGFRVVNLGIRQPAAAVIAAAREHKADAIGLSGLLVSSTEVMREDLCIFREAGLNVPVLCGGAALTGSFVKGRLSPAYGGRVAYCPDAFAGLREMEIVAKGLEAEKLRS is encoded by the coding sequence ATGCCTGCCGAGTTCAGAAAGAGGGCTGAGATGGGCGCGGTCATATTCGACGGCGCGATGGGCACGATGCTCGATGCGCACGGGTCCGCCCGCCCCTGCAACGAGTCGCTTAACATCGAAGATGCGGAGGCGGTGGCGCGGGTGCACAGGGAGTACCTCGCCGCGGGGGCGGAGGTCATAATCACCAACACCTTCGGAGCCTCGCGCGTGGCCCTCGCGGAGCACGGGCTCTCCGGCCGCGTGCGGGAGATAAACCTCGCCGCTGCGGCGATCGCCCGGAGGGAGGCCGATGCAGCTGGCGGCGCAAGGTTCGTGGCCGGCGAGCTGGGCCCCACGTCGAAGCTCCCGACCCTCGGGCACATTCCCCATGCGGAGCTCTACGAGGCGTATCTCGAGCAGGCCTTGGCGCTCGCTGAGGGAGGGGTGGACCTCTTCATCACCTCGACCAGCCAGGACCCCCTGCAGGTCAAGGCGGCGCTCGCCGCCGTTATGGAGGCGAAGCGGAGAAAGGGGCTCGACCTGCCGGTCGTCGTCTCGGTCACGGTGGAGCCCTCAGGCACGATGCTCCTCGGCACGGAGATCCTCGCGGCGCTCGCTGCCGCGGCGCCGTTCTCTCCCATCGCCTTCGGCATCAACTGCGCAACGGGGCCGGCCGCCATGGAGGAGCAGCTCCACGCGCTGGCAGCCTCTTCGCCGTTTTTGATCGTCTGCCAGCCCAACGCTGGCATGCCGGAGAATGTGGAGGGCAGGCCCGTCTACTCGATGGGGCCGGAGGAGTTCGCCGGGGAGCTGGGCGGGCTGATCGAGCGCTTCGGGATATCGTTCGCCGGCGGGTGCTGCGGGACGACGCCCGCACACATCGCCGCACTCGCCGGGGAACTCAAAGGCCGAAGGTCAAAGTTCAAAGTGCAAAGATCGAAGGCCGAAGCGAGGGCGTTCGATTTTGTGTCGAGCCTGTTCACGGCATATCCCCTGGATCAGGAGCCGAGGCCGTTCATCGTCGCCGAGCAGACCAACGCGAACGGTTCCAGGAAATTCAGGGACCTGGTCCTGGCGGGGGAGTTCGACGCCATGGCCGACGTGGCCAGGGGGGCCGCGCAGTCCAGCCACGCGCTCGACCTGTGCGTGGCGTACGCTGGCAGGGACGAGGCGGCCGACCTGTCGAGGGCGGTGGGCAGGATCGCCGTGAGGGCCGATGCGGCCATAATGATCGATTCCACGGATCCCGGCGCGATAGAGGCGGCGCTCTCCCGTGCGCCTGGCCGCTCCATCATAAACTCCATCAACCTCGAGGACGGCGGCGCGAAGGCCGGCTCGATCCTCTCTCTCGCCAGGAGATTCGGCGCAGCGGTGGTCTGCCTCTGCATAGACGAACATGGCATGGCGAAGGGCCCCGCTGAAAAGCTCGAGGTCGCCGAGAGGCTCGTGGATATGGCGGAGGGGGCGGGGCTCTCGAGGGGCGATCTGCTCATCGACCCGCTCACCTTCACGCTCGCCAGCGGCGACCCCGGGCTTCGCACCGCAGGGGCAAAGACCCTCGAGGCGCTCTCGCTCATCAAGCGGAGCATCCCGGGGGTGCGCACGATCCTCGGCGTGAGCAACATATCGTTCGGCCTGCCCGCGCCCGCGAGGGCGCAGCTCACGAGCGCCTTCCTCGATCGCGCGCTGAAGGCGGGGCTCGACGCGGCCATAATCAATCCTGCGCGGATCGTGCCTCTCGACAGGATACCGGAACGGATGAGATCAATGCTGGATCGGCTGATCGACGGCGACTTCTCAAACGGCGACCCTCTCGCGGAGGTCATCAGGTCTCTCTCCGCGGATGCCGCCCCCGATGAAGGGAAGGCCCGCGGCGGCGCGCCGCTTTCCTCGGCCGACGCCCTCGCACAGAGGGTGATCGAAGGGAGCAGGGACGATATCGCCCGGCTGGTCGACGATCTCCTCTCCGAGATGCCCGCCCGGGAGATCGTGAACAGGGTCCTTTTGCCGGCGATGCAGAGGGTGGGGGAGGAGTTCGGGGCCGGACGCACGCCGCTGCCGTTCGTGCTCGCCTCGGCGGAGGCGATGCGCGCCGCGATCGATCTCCTCGCCCCGCACATGAGCGGAGGCGAGGCCTCTCACAGGGCCACGATCGTGCTCGCCACGGTGCGCGGCGACGTCCACGACATAGGCAAGGACCTGGTCGACGCGATCCTGGCCAACAACGGCTTCAGGGTCGTGAACCTCGGCATAAGGCAGCCTGCGGCAGCGGTCATCGCCGCGGCGCGCGAGCACAAGGCGGACGCGATCGGCCTGTCCGGGCTGCTCGTCAGCTCCACGGAGGTGATGCGGGAGGATTTGTGCATCTTCCGCGAGGCGGGATTGAACGTCCCGGTGCTCTGCGGGGGCGCCGCCCTCACCGGCTCCTTCGTGAAGGGCAGGCTCTCCCCGGCCTACGGCGGAAGGGTCGCTTACTGCCCCGACGCGTTCGCAGGGCTCAGGGAGATGGAGATAGTGGCGAAGGGGCTGGAAGCTGAGAAGCTGAGAAGCTGA
- the buk gene encoding butyrate kinase: MRGNTKTALVLGFALFAMFFGAGNLIFPPSLGRLFGDRFGLSLLGFVITGVGLPLLGVLSVARAEGGIDHMARRIDPRFAKALSLTLMLVIGPFLAIPRTCATTFELAIAPNFPQINSWLFSALYFGAVLFFALNPLSVIDRIGKILTPLLLASLAAMIARGIASPIASPIVTDAPHAFGKSLIEGYQTMDLMAATIFGIVILNDLRSKGIFERSAHLSIIIRAGIISAVSLALIYGGLNYLGATTSVLAEQMTRTELMIFISHSLLGRASGLFLGVAVAMACLTTAIGLTVVCGEYFNKFSYGRLNYRLVCVAIAAVSFILANAGVEKIISLAVPLLVTLYPVVMVIVILCLVGWRLSNRNIWRGAAAGALISGIVEAAHASGAGIAVADRIWEVLPLTHLGIGWVLPSALLAMLGALVRPRRVIKSFRVLAVCPSQLATHVAIFDDDVAVFETAIPHRLDRAMDAAQRESELNLIKEELARRLSQLNIDLSTIDAIAARGGFLHPLPGGVYRVTRSMVDDLVKNAWRQHPSNWGAVIANEIAEANDIDAFIVDPVVVDEMDDLARFSGMPEIRRASIFHASNHKAVIRRMAGNIWKPPHRINAIVAHIGDGTSVGAHRQGKVVDVNNALDGDGPFSALSAGSLPTVDVVRLCFQEGASEESVLHKIRNAGGLIAYLGVTDVEEINRMIEAGDEKAAGVVEAMAYQVSKEIGALAAALRGRVDAIAITGAYAAIPLLTRSIKARCEFLAPIFEYPGESETSAIVGGALRVLRGEEELLEYDPA; this comes from the coding sequence ATGCGAGGAAACACAAAGACAGCGCTGGTCCTGGGGTTCGCCCTCTTCGCGATGTTCTTCGGCGCGGGCAACCTCATATTCCCTCCGTCGCTCGGCAGGCTCTTCGGCGACCGCTTCGGCCTCTCTCTGCTGGGATTCGTGATCACCGGCGTCGGGCTTCCGCTCCTCGGTGTGCTTTCGGTGGCCAGGGCCGAGGGCGGCATCGACCACATGGCCCGCAGGATCGACCCACGCTTCGCAAAGGCGCTCTCGCTCACCCTCATGCTGGTGATCGGCCCGTTTCTCGCGATACCCAGGACCTGCGCCACCACCTTCGAGCTCGCGATCGCGCCCAACTTCCCGCAGATCAACTCCTGGCTGTTCTCCGCCCTCTACTTCGGCGCCGTGCTCTTCTTCGCGCTCAACCCCCTCTCGGTGATAGACAGGATCGGCAAGATCCTCACGCCGCTTCTCCTGGCTTCGCTGGCCGCAATGATCGCCAGGGGCATAGCGAGCCCCATCGCCTCGCCGATCGTCACCGACGCGCCGCACGCCTTCGGGAAGTCGCTCATCGAGGGCTATCAGACCATGGACCTGATGGCCGCGACCATATTCGGCATCGTCATACTCAACGACCTGCGCAGCAAGGGCATATTCGAGCGCTCGGCCCATCTGAGCATCATCATAAGGGCGGGCATAATCTCAGCGGTGTCGCTCGCTCTGATCTACGGCGGGCTCAACTACCTCGGCGCCACCACGAGCGTGCTCGCGGAGCAGATGACCCGCACCGAGCTCATGATCTTCATCTCGCACTCGCTGCTCGGGCGGGCCAGCGGCCTCTTCCTCGGCGTCGCTGTAGCCATGGCGTGCCTCACCACGGCCATAGGGCTCACGGTCGTGTGCGGGGAGTACTTCAACAAGTTCTCCTACGGGAGACTCAACTACAGGCTCGTCTGCGTCGCGATCGCAGCGGTGAGTTTCATCCTCGCCAACGCCGGCGTGGAGAAGATCATATCCCTGGCCGTGCCGCTCCTGGTCACGCTCTACCCGGTCGTGATGGTGATCGTGATACTGTGCCTCGTCGGCTGGAGGCTTTCCAACCGCAACATATGGCGGGGGGCCGCGGCCGGCGCCCTCATCTCCGGCATAGTGGAGGCGGCGCACGCGAGCGGCGCGGGTATAGCGGTCGCGGACCGCATCTGGGAGGTGCTGCCTCTCACCCACCTGGGCATCGGCTGGGTGCTCCCCTCGGCGCTGCTGGCCATGCTCGGCGCGCTGGTGAGGCCGAGGCGCGTGATCAAGAGCTTCAGGGTGCTGGCGGTCTGCCCGAGCCAGCTGGCGACCCACGTCGCGATATTCGACGACGACGTCGCGGTCTTCGAGACCGCCATCCCCCACAGGCTCGACCGGGCGATGGACGCGGCTCAGCGCGAATCGGAGCTCAACCTCATCAAGGAGGAACTCGCGCGCAGGCTCTCTCAGCTGAACATCGACCTCTCCACGATCGACGCGATAGCGGCCAGGGGGGGATTTTTGCACCCGCTGCCGGGCGGGGTCTACCGCGTCACGCGGTCCATGGTCGACGATCTGGTGAAGAACGCCTGGCGCCAGCACCCCTCCAACTGGGGTGCGGTGATCGCAAACGAGATCGCGGAGGCCAACGACATCGACGCCTTCATCGTGGACCCGGTCGTGGTCGACGAGATGGACGATCTCGCCCGGTTCTCCGGCATGCCAGAGATAAGGCGCGCCTCGATCTTCCACGCCTCCAACCATAAGGCGGTGATCAGGCGCATGGCCGGCAACATCTGGAAGCCGCCGCACAGGATCAACGCGATCGTCGCGCACATCGGCGACGGGACATCGGTGGGCGCCCACCGGCAGGGCAAGGTCGTGGACGTGAACAACGCACTCGACGGGGACGGCCCGTTCTCCGCCCTCAGCGCCGGGTCTCTCCCCACGGTCGACGTGGTGAGGCTCTGCTTCCAGGAGGGGGCCTCCGAGGAGTCGGTGCTCCACAAGATCCGAAACGCGGGAGGGCTCATCGCCTATCTGGGCGTCACAGACGTGGAGGAGATAAACCGCATGATCGAAGCGGGCGACGAGAAGGCTGCCGGGGTCGTCGAGGCCATGGCCTACCAGGTCTCCAAGGAGATCGGCGCGCTCGCCGCGGCGCTGCGCGGCAGGGTGGACGCGATCGCGATCACCGGCGCCTACGCCGCGATCCCGCTCCTCACCCGCTCCATCAAGGCGCGCTGCGAGTTCCTGGCGCCGATCTTCGAGTACCCCGGCGAATCGGAGACCTCGGCCATCGTCGGCGGCGCGCTGCGCGTCCTCCGCGGCGAAGAGGAGCTGCTGGAGTACGACCCCGCCTAG
- the ndhC gene encoding NADH-quinone oxidoreductase subunit A produces the protein MPFFLMASLFLVFATGFVLLVPWALAFRWAADSGAAVAAFVHIAAFLFFMGIALAFALGGRALDREG, from the coding sequence ATGCCGTTCTTCCTCATGGCATCTCTGTTTCTCGTCTTTGCGACCGGCTTCGTCCTGCTAGTGCCGTGGGCCCTCGCCTTCAGGTGGGCGGCGGATTCAGGCGCTGCCGTCGCTGCCTTCGTCCACATCGCGGCGTTCCTCTTCTTCATGGGGATCGCCCTGGCCTTCGCGCTCGGCGGCAGGGCCCTTGACCGTGAGGGGTGA
- a CDS encoding NADH-quinone oxidoreductase subunit B, whose translation MSLDFFGARAGDLVAWARRRGLAAVELASCCCGCTDARPCRGFMFPTVERPEEADLLIVSGPVGAKRARLLRDFYDRMGEPRWVIALGTCASSGALAAPYAGNCGADRAVPVDVRVPGCPPDAGELVRAVEKLASMIRRPAPVEEDDQKSD comes from the coding sequence ATGTCCCTGGATTTCTTCGGAGCGCGGGCAGGGGACCTCGTGGCGTGGGCCAGGCGCAGGGGCCTGGCTGCGGTCGAGCTCGCGTCGTGCTGCTGCGGATGCACGGATGCGCGGCCCTGCCGCGGCTTCATGTTCCCCACGGTCGAGAGGCCGGAGGAGGCGGACCTGCTCATCGTCTCCGGCCCCGTGGGCGCGAAGAGGGCAAGGCTCTTGAGGGATTTCTACGACAGGATGGGCGAGCCCAGATGGGTGATCGCGCTCGGGACGTGCGCGTCGTCAGGCGCGCTTGCCGCTCCCTACGCCGGGAACTGCGGCGCCGATCGCGCGGTGCCGGTCGACGTGCGCGTCCCCGGCTGCCCGCCCGACGCCGGGGAGCTCGTGCGCGCGGTCGAGAAACTCGCATCCATGATCAGAAGGCCCGCTCCGGTGGAGGAAGATGATCAGAAATCCGATTGA